The proteins below are encoded in one region of Methanoculleus taiwanensis:
- a CDS encoding dihydrofolate reductase family protein, whose product MGIYTILHSAVSIDGRLDWFSADIGLYYECAAHWQVDAVLAGSETMLAAEVLFPESPVEEGGDVPPADLPLLVVPDSKGRIAAWDRWRRAPYWRDIVVLCSDATPRAYLECLERAGIDCIVAGADRVDLRAALGELERRYGVTTLRVDSGGTLSGVLLREGLVDEVSLLVHPALVGGISPRSFFRAPDPVSPDAVIPCRLAHVGQLRGDIVWLRYTVG is encoded by the coding sequence ATGGGAATATACACCATCCTGCACAGCGCCGTGAGTATCGACGGGCGGCTCGACTGGTTTTCGGCTGATATCGGACTGTACTACGAATGCGCAGCGCACTGGCAGGTCGATGCCGTCCTCGCCGGGAGCGAGACGATGCTCGCGGCAGAAGTTCTCTTCCCCGAGTCGCCGGTGGAAGAGGGGGGTGATGTTCCGCCAGCCGATCTGCCCCTGCTCGTCGTTCCGGACAGCAAGGGGAGGATCGCTGCATGGGACCGGTGGCGGCGGGCTCCCTACTGGCGGGATATCGTCGTCCTTTGTTCTGATGCCACGCCGCGTGCATACCTGGAGTGCCTCGAGCGGGCGGGGATCGACTGCATCGTTGCCGGAGCCGATCGCGTCGACCTCCGGGCGGCGCTCGGGGAGCTTGAGAGGAGGTACGGTGTGACCACTCTCCGCGTCGATAGTGGGGGTACTCTGAGCGGCGTTCTTCTCCGTGAGGGGCTCGTCGACGAGGTCAGCCTGCTCGTGCATCCGGCACTCGTTGGGGGCATATCACCACGCTCCTTCTTCCGCGCACCCGATCCGGTCTCGCCTGATGCGGTTATCCCCTGCAGATTGGCGCATGTCGGGCAGTTGCGTGGCGATATCGTCTGGCTGCGCTACACCGTAGGGTGA
- a CDS encoding cation-translocating P-type ATPase, translated as MTPDPDIRTVQNAVAWHATAGDDAVRKLDSSLEGLSGDEAAGRIRKYGKNSLPARKPPTALRIFLGQFINPLIAILLVAGIISILFGDLADASFIFIVVLVNAFIGTFQEWKAEQSAAALQEMLKVYARTRRAGREETIPSEDLVPGDIVILESGNRIPADIRLLRAQNLAVDESLLTGESQAIVKSAETVPTELPVSDRTNMLYAGSTVMSGRGTGIVVATGTATEIGHIAETVSTSEMGKPPLVIRMEEFSKRISIAVLAAAGLLAVIILGQGMPPVEVFFLAVALAVAAIPEGLPVAMTVALSIATSKMAKRNVIVRFLAAVESLGSCTLIASDKTGTLTVNQQTARVVTLPTGEGFTVSGAGYAGEGEVSDGEGATPEGSDWKRLLALARTSAISNEGSLVHEDGVWAHKGDAIDVAFLALGYKLGLDPAALRRSADIVAEVPFESERRFAAAWHREGDAVRVSVKGAVEAVLPLCTTMAGYEGSVPIDPDLVGKELEEMTEQGYRTLAVASGRAREPFGEENISSLELLGLVGFIDPIRPDVPEAIARCHAAGVDVVMVTGDHPATAYAIAHELGIAESRTDVVTGADLEEVQPPTLPQYIDRVTHARVFARVTPLEKLRIVEAFRSSGAYVAVTGDGVNDAPALRTANLGVAMGSGTDVAKDTASLIVTDDDFSSIVSGIEEGRYAYDNVRKVTYLLVSAGFAEVVLFLLALLVGLPLPLLAVQLLWLNLVTNGIQGVALAFEAGEPGAMSRPPRRPEEGIFNELMIKETILSGMVIGVVALGTWFWLLENGWEVDAARNLVVLLMVLLENFHVFNCRSETRSTFRTPLSNNYFLIIGVIAAQGVHIISLYVPFLQEVLGFAPVSLVEWGTLLLLASIVVVVMEIFKFTRRHRTSPPSAEAAAA; from the coding sequence ATGACGCCTGATCCCGATATCCGGACAGTCCAGAATGCGGTCGCATGGCACGCGACGGCAGGGGATGACGCCGTACGGAAACTCGACTCCTCGCTCGAGGGGCTTTCCGGTGACGAAGCAGCCGGGCGGATCAGAAAATACGGGAAAAACAGTCTCCCGGCACGCAAACCCCCCACGGCACTCCGGATATTTCTGGGGCAGTTCATAAACCCGTTGATAGCCATCCTGCTGGTTGCAGGCATCATCTCCATCCTCTTTGGGGATCTTGCCGATGCGTCGTTCATCTTCATCGTCGTCCTGGTCAATGCCTTCATCGGGACGTTTCAGGAGTGGAAGGCGGAGCAGAGTGCGGCAGCGCTGCAGGAGATGCTGAAGGTCTATGCCCGGACACGGAGAGCCGGGAGAGAAGAGACGATCCCGTCCGAAGACCTCGTTCCGGGCGATATCGTCATCCTCGAGTCGGGGAATCGCATCCCCGCCGATATCAGGCTGCTCCGGGCACAGAACCTGGCTGTCGACGAGTCTCTTCTGACGGGAGAGTCGCAGGCGATCGTGAAGTCGGCAGAGACCGTTCCGACCGAGCTCCCGGTGAGCGACCGGACGAATATGCTGTATGCCGGGAGCACCGTGATGAGCGGCCGCGGCACGGGTATCGTCGTTGCGACGGGGACGGCCACGGAGATTGGGCATATCGCAGAGACGGTCTCTACTTCGGAGATGGGCAAACCGCCGCTCGTCATTCGGATGGAAGAATTCTCGAAGAGGATCAGCATCGCCGTTCTCGCGGCGGCGGGGCTCCTTGCCGTCATCATCCTCGGCCAGGGGATGCCGCCGGTCGAGGTGTTTTTCCTCGCCGTGGCGCTTGCGGTCGCAGCTATTCCAGAGGGGCTGCCGGTCGCGATGACGGTCGCTCTCTCGATCGCGACATCCAAGATGGCGAAGCGAAATGTTATCGTCCGGTTTTTAGCCGCCGTTGAGAGTCTTGGTAGCTGCACCCTGATCGCGAGCGACAAGACGGGTACGCTCACCGTCAATCAGCAGACGGCGAGGGTGGTTACGCTCCCCACCGGTGAAGGGTTCACCGTCTCAGGGGCTGGGTATGCGGGCGAAGGCGAGGTTTCCGACGGTGAAGGCGCCACTCCCGAAGGCTCCGACTGGAAGCGCCTCCTCGCCCTCGCCCGCACCTCGGCCATCTCCAACGAAGGCAGCCTCGTGCATGAGGACGGAGTGTGGGCGCATAAGGGGGACGCCATCGACGTGGCGTTCCTCGCCCTCGGCTACAAGCTCGGGCTTGATCCGGCCGCCCTCCGGCGGAGTGCCGATATCGTCGCCGAGGTGCCGTTCGAGTCGGAGCGGCGGTTTGCGGCGGCCTGGCATCGCGAAGGCGATGCGGTCAGGGTATCGGTCAAGGGTGCGGTGGAGGCCGTTCTCCCCCTCTGCACGACGATGGCCGGATATGAAGGCTCCGTTCCGATCGATCCCGATCTGGTCGGGAAAGAACTCGAGGAGATGACCGAACAGGGATACCGTACCCTCGCCGTTGCCTCCGGCCGTGCAAGGGAGCCTTTCGGCGAGGAGAACATCTCGTCCCTGGAACTTCTCGGGCTCGTCGGATTCATCGATCCTATCCGTCCCGACGTGCCGGAGGCGATCGCACGCTGTCATGCCGCAGGGGTGGATGTGGTTATGGTCACGGGCGACCACCCGGCGACCGCGTACGCCATTGCCCATGAGCTCGGAATTGCGGAGAGCCGTACCGATGTGGTTACGGGTGCGGATCTTGAGGAGGTGCAGCCTCCGACCCTGCCACAGTACATCGACCGCGTCACCCATGCCAGGGTATTCGCCCGGGTGACGCCGCTCGAGAAACTCCGTATCGTCGAAGCATTCCGGTCTTCCGGAGCGTACGTCGCCGTAACGGGCGACGGGGTGAACGACGCTCCGGCGCTCAGGACTGCTAATCTCGGCGTCGCCATGGGCTCCGGGACCGATGTCGCCAAGGATACGGCATCGCTGATCGTCACCGACGACGACTTTTCCTCGATCGTGTCCGGGATAGAAGAGGGGCGCTACGCGTACGACAACGTCAGGAAAGTCACCTATCTCCTCGTCTCGGCCGGGTTTGCCGAAGTGGTGCTCTTCCTCCTCGCCCTCCTCGTTGGGCTGCCGCTCCCCCTCCTTGCGGTTCAGCTCCTCTGGCTGAACCTCGTAACGAACGGTATTCAGGGGGTTGCACTGGCGTTCGAGGCCGGGGAACCGGGTGCGATGTCACGCCCGCCGCGCCGGCCTGAAGAGGGGATCTTCAACGAGCTGATGATCAAAGAGACGATCCTCTCCGGGATGGTCATCGGCGTCGTCGCCCTCGGCACCTGGTTCTGGCTGCTCGAGAACGGGTGGGAGGTGGATGCGGCACGAAATCTTGTCGTCCTGCTCATGGTGCTCCTCGAGAACTTCCATGTCTTCAACTGTCGGTCGGAGACCCGCTCGACCTTCAGGACCCCTCTCAGCAACAACTACTTCCTGATCATCGGGGTGATCGCCGCCCAGGGAGTGCATATCATTTCGCTGTACGTCCCCTTCCTCCAGGAGGTGCTCGGATTTGCGCCGGTCAGCCTTGTTGAATGGGGGACGCTCCTCCTACTTGCCTCGATTGTCGTGGTCGTGATGGAGATCTTCAAATTCACGAGAAGGCACCGCACGTCCCCGCCCTCCGCGGAAGCTGCGGCAGCGTAG
- a CDS encoding HdeD family acid-resistance protein produces MSQNDLDSPSMAPAWLSFLIRGIIAVLFGLVAFIWSGFVLEVLVYFFGFFVIINAVVTLVMGASSEHPPTPRWLLLLVGILGLGLGILALLSPMVVVVAFLYLIAAWALVAALGDFILAVSVAGDWASRILLVISGILGIIFALIIIFVPLLAELVLVQVLGIYAIAFGVIGIIHGLSLRGQADAAAGRPAA; encoded by the coding sequence ATGTCTCAGAATGATCTGGATTCCCCTTCGATGGCCCCGGCATGGTTGTCGTTTCTGATCCGGGGCATTATTGCCGTTCTCTTCGGGCTTGTCGCCTTTATCTGGTCGGGCTTTGTGCTCGAGGTACTCGTGTACTTCTTCGGGTTCTTCGTGATCATCAACGCCGTCGTCACGCTCGTTATGGGCGCATCGTCGGAGCACCCGCCGACTCCGCGGTGGCTTCTGCTGCTGGTCGGTATTCTCGGGCTCGGCTTAGGCATTCTCGCGCTGCTCTCGCCGATGGTGGTGGTGGTGGCGTTCCTGTACCTGATCGCCGCGTGGGCGCTCGTCGCGGCCCTTGGAGATTTCATCCTGGCGGTATCTGTCGCCGGTGACTGGGCGAGCAGGATCCTCCTCGTGATCTCGGGTATTCTCGGTATTATCTTCGCCCTGATCATCATCTTCGTCCCGCTGCTCGCAGAGCTCGTGCTCGTGCAGGTGCTCGGCATCTACGCAATCGCCTTCGGCGTCATCGGGATCATTCACGGCCTCTCGCTGCGCGGGCAGGCGGATGCCGCTGCCGGTCGGCCCGCGGCGTGA
- a CDS encoding beta-propeller domain-containing protein codes for MAGQRERLVIAIGILVVAAIIGSALVTEASGQETLGELKKFSSPEELRDYLKEHATGSRPGGGQYTGVPDGAARDETTTGAPVPASTGAPAAAPGTGAGDYSTTNIQVAGVDEPDFIKNDGKYIYVITGDTLVIVDAYPAKDAGVVSETRIDGRPQELFLDGDRLVIIASQRDEIMVTPERSVAPVPVTREVTHAHVYSVRDRTEPEELREVAFTGSYSGARMIGSTVYLITSEYVPWYGGEPLLPEVTTENGSTFLPDVYYPDIPWNTYTYHTISSFAMDSGDTPDAETFLLGYGSTLYASQKNIYLSYPKPTEPAYRSVPVDDILPPDDEPEGTVVYRFAVGDGAIEYEGMGEVPGHLLNQFSMDEYDGYLRVATTVEGWTDRGSYQYSTVSVLDEGMETVGELGNIAPGERIYATRFVDDRLYMVTFKRVDPLFVIDLEEPENPGILGELKIPGYSDYLHPYDEDHIIGIGKETGENDWGGISVGGVKLALFNVSDVNNPELVDSVEIGEAGTDSEALHDHKAFLFAKSKNLLVIPISEVRRVNNTGGRYDSYSLKTWQGVYVYGVNPSTGFTLRGTVTQNGSDIPYAWNTPDAVQRSLYMDSVLYTVSQKRIVMSSLPDLTEPLGEVGLPYREAYPRYWY; via the coding sequence ATGGCGGGACAACGGGAAAGGCTGGTTATTGCCATCGGGATTCTGGTGGTCGCGGCGATCATCGGAAGCGCACTGGTTACGGAGGCATCGGGTCAGGAAACGCTCGGCGAGCTGAAGAAATTTTCATCGCCCGAGGAACTCCGTGACTACCTCAAAGAACATGCGACGGGTAGTCGCCCCGGCGGAGGCCAGTACACCGGGGTGCCGGACGGGGCTGCCCGCGATGAAACGACGACCGGGGCGCCGGTACCGGCCTCGACAGGAGCGCCCGCGGCCGCACCGGGCACCGGGGCAGGCGACTACTCCACGACCAATATCCAGGTGGCAGGGGTGGACGAGCCGGACTTCATCAAGAACGACGGGAAGTACATATACGTAATTACCGGTGATACGCTCGTGATCGTGGACGCCTATCCTGCGAAGGATGCAGGGGTAGTATCCGAGACCCGCATCGACGGCCGGCCACAGGAGCTCTTCCTCGACGGCGACCGCCTGGTGATCATCGCGTCGCAGCGGGACGAGATCATGGTCACGCCGGAACGGAGCGTCGCCCCCGTCCCGGTCACGCGGGAGGTGACCCATGCGCACGTCTACTCCGTCCGGGACAGGACAGAGCCCGAAGAGCTCCGCGAGGTCGCATTCACCGGCTCGTACTCCGGTGCGCGAATGATCGGCAGCACCGTCTACCTGATCACGAGCGAGTACGTGCCCTGGTACGGCGGCGAACCGCTCCTCCCGGAGGTCACGACGGAGAACGGCAGCACCTTCCTCCCTGACGTCTACTACCCGGATATCCCATGGAATACCTACACCTACCACACCATCAGTTCCTTCGCGATGGACAGCGGCGATACGCCGGATGCCGAGACATTCCTCCTCGGGTACGGCAGCACGCTCTACGCCTCGCAGAAGAACATCTACCTGAGCTACCCAAAGCCGACAGAACCAGCCTATAGAAGCGTCCCCGTAGACGACATTCTGCCGCCGGACGACGAGCCCGAAGGAACGGTCGTCTACCGGTTCGCCGTCGGAGACGGGGCGATCGAGTACGAGGGCATGGGCGAGGTGCCCGGCCATCTCTTAAACCAGTTCTCGATGGACGAGTACGACGGATACCTCCGGGTGGCGACCACGGTCGAGGGGTGGACCGACCGGGGCTCCTACCAGTACAGCACCGTCTCCGTTCTCGACGAAGGCATGGAGACCGTCGGCGAACTCGGGAATATCGCTCCCGGGGAACGGATCTATGCGACGCGCTTCGTCGATGACCGGCTCTACATGGTGACATTCAAGCGGGTCGACCCCCTCTTCGTCATCGACCTTGAAGAGCCGGAGAATCCGGGCATTCTCGGCGAACTGAAGATCCCTGGCTACTCGGATTACCTCCACCCGTACGACGAAGACCATATCATCGGCATCGGCAAAGAGACCGGTGAGAACGACTGGGGCGGCATCTCGGTCGGCGGCGTGAAGCTCGCTCTCTTCAACGTTTCGGACGTCAACAACCCGGAACTTGTCGACTCGGTTGAGATAGGCGAGGCAGGCACCGACTCCGAGGCGCTCCACGACCACAAGGCCTTCCTCTTCGCGAAGTCAAAGAACCTCCTCGTCATCCCGATCAGCGAGGTGCGCCGGGTGAACAACACCGGCGGGAGATACGACTCTTACAGCCTGAAGACCTGGCAGGGGGTCTACGTCTACGGCGTGAACCCGTCCACGGGGTTCACCCTCCGGGGCACCGTCACGCAGAACGGAAGCGATATACCGTACGCCTGGAACACCCCCGACGCCGTGCAACGGTCGCTTTACATGGATAGTGTCCTCTACACGGTCTCGCAGAAGCGGATCGTCATGAGCAGCCTTCCCGATCTCACCGAGCCGCTCGGTGAGGTAGGCCTCCCATACCGGGAGGCCTACCCGCGGTACTGGTACTGA
- a CDS encoding SLC13 family permease: MELEILLLLLVIGAVILLFVTERIRVDVIAVLAALSLTWLGLITPEQALSGFSSTAVIAMLSVMVLGHGLDRTGVTTRIGRSILGTAGTGEKRLIATASLVTGGLSAFMQNVGATALFLPSMLRLSRLTGIPSFRLLMPVGFAAILGGTITMVGAGTLIVVNDLLMQADLAPFGLFAVTPIGIPLLLAGVAYFALFGSRLLPENGRQVTVTPQEELIRTWNPPCCISYLRVPVSSPLVGRTREEVHLISDYNLHLISLAEGGDILYTPWRYTRFVAGQELGLLGNTDDVERFLSDYDLRRVRAGRSAANVMGDPNVGFAEVIVRPYSSLSGKTLRDLEFRMKYGLEVLILLSGAREQRRDLADQPLQAGDSLVVLGRWERILALGTNKNFVLVTPVEGASLREPKAVLAVACFAGAVALTFTGIPIATSLLSGALFMVLLRVVSIEEAYRAIDWRTLVLIAGLIPLGIAMDQTGTAAFVADQLLAVTAGQHPLVILLAVAVLATFLSLIMSNIAATVLLVPLVLAVAVVPGLDPRGLALLVGLCTSNSFLLPTHQVNALLMGPGGYRNRDYLRAGGALTVLFIIIAVGLVYLFSF, encoded by the coding sequence ATGGAGCTCGAGATCCTTCTTCTCCTGCTGGTGATCGGTGCGGTCATCCTCCTCTTCGTCACCGAACGCATCAGGGTGGACGTGATCGCCGTCCTGGCTGCGCTCAGTCTCACCTGGCTCGGGCTGATCACCCCCGAGCAGGCGCTCTCGGGTTTTTCAAGCACCGCCGTCATCGCCATGCTCTCGGTAATGGTGCTCGGTCACGGGCTCGACCGGACGGGGGTGACCACCCGTATCGGCAGATCGATCCTCGGTACCGCCGGCACCGGAGAAAAACGCCTCATCGCCACCGCCTCACTGGTCACCGGGGGGCTCTCTGCGTTCATGCAAAATGTCGGCGCCACGGCCCTCTTTCTCCCCTCGATGCTGCGGCTCTCACGCCTGACCGGCATCCCGTCATTCCGCCTCCTCATGCCGGTCGGATTCGCCGCGATCCTCGGCGGAACTATCACCATGGTGGGAGCGGGGACCCTGATCGTCGTGAACGATCTCCTCATGCAGGCAGACCTGGCTCCGTTCGGTCTCTTCGCCGTCACCCCTATCGGTATACCGCTCCTCCTTGCCGGTGTTGCTTATTTCGCCCTCTTCGGCTCGCGTCTCCTCCCGGAGAACGGAAGGCAGGTAACGGTAACCCCGCAGGAAGAGCTGATCCGTACCTGGAACCCTCCCTGCTGCATCTCGTATCTCCGCGTTCCGGTATCAAGCCCCCTCGTCGGGAGGACGCGGGAGGAGGTGCACCTGATATCGGATTACAACCTGCACCTCATCTCCCTCGCAGAAGGCGGAGACATCCTCTACACCCCGTGGCGCTACACGCGGTTCGTCGCCGGACAGGAACTCGGACTCCTCGGGAACACCGATGATGTCGAGCGATTCTTAAGTGATTACGATCTCCGCCGGGTCAGAGCGGGAAGGAGCGCGGCAAATGTCATGGGCGACCCGAACGTCGGTTTCGCCGAGGTGATCGTCCGCCCGTACTCCTCCCTCTCCGGAAAGACGCTGCGTGATCTCGAGTTCCGGATGAAGTACGGGCTTGAAGTCCTGATCCTCCTCTCCGGTGCCCGTGAGCAGCGGAGGGATCTTGCCGATCAACCTCTGCAGGCAGGGGATTCCCTGGTGGTGCTGGGACGGTGGGAGCGGATTTTAGCGCTCGGGACGAACAAAAACTTCGTCCTGGTCACGCCTGTTGAGGGTGCGTCCCTTCGCGAGCCAAAAGCAGTCCTCGCAGTCGCATGCTTTGCAGGAGCCGTTGCTCTCACGTTTACCGGCATCCCGATCGCAACGAGCCTGCTCTCCGGGGCTCTTTTCATGGTGCTGCTCCGCGTCGTCTCCATCGAGGAGGCGTACCGTGCGATCGACTGGCGGACGCTCGTCCTGATAGCAGGCCTCATCCCGCTCGGTATCGCAATGGACCAGACCGGCACGGCAGCGTTCGTGGCTGATCAGCTCCTCGCGGTCACTGCCGGGCAGCACCCGCTCGTCATTCTCCTCGCCGTGGCGGTACTCGCGACCTTCCTATCGCTGATCATGTCGAACATTGCCGCCACCGTCCTGCTCGTGCCGCTCGTTCTGGCCGTTGCCGTCGTGCCGGGGCTCGATCCACGGGGTCTTGCCCTCCTGGTCGGGCTCTGCACCTCGAACTCCTTCCTTCTCCCTACCCACCAGGTCAACGCACTCCTCATGGGTCCTGGCGGCTACCGGAACCGGGATTACCTGCGGGCGGGCGGGGCGCTGACGGTGCTCTTCATCATCATTGCCGTCGGCCTCGTCTACCTGTTCTCCTTCTAA
- a CDS encoding YkgJ family cysteine cluster protein has translation MGFACDCCGRCCTREYNDHVFLLDADAERIRAIDPGALVPAPYFEFCDQNGRFYVSGFALRTDADGSCVFLSGGRCRIYGDRPAICSVYPYMLHREEGEDGIVDWRQISGLDEHGCYHTAIDDAECARILRETKEYEIAFLTQEIRFLEAVRKLFAERGLRHVRRTYDMQMQRLRKGGEAEVSVFSGGSFETVRITAADCRF, from the coding sequence GTGGGGTTTGCCTGCGACTGCTGCGGGAGGTGCTGCACGCGGGAGTATAACGATCACGTGTTCCTCCTCGATGCCGACGCAGAAAGGATCAGGGCGATCGATCCCGGCGCCCTCGTGCCTGCTCCCTACTTTGAGTTCTGCGACCAGAACGGCCGATTCTATGTCTCCGGGTTCGCTCTCCGGACAGATGCCGATGGTTCGTGCGTCTTCCTCTCCGGCGGCCGCTGCAGGATATACGGTGACCGCCCCGCCATCTGCAGCGTCTACCCGTATATGCTCCATCGCGAGGAAGGCGAAGATGGTATCGTCGACTGGCGGCAGATCAGCGGACTTGACGAACATGGATGCTACCATACGGCGATCGACGACGCTGAGTGCGCCCGGATACTCCGGGAGACGAAGGAGTACGAGATTGCGTTCCTCACCCAGGAGATCCGCTTCCTCGAAGCGGTACGGAAACTCTTTGCGGAGAGGGGTCTCCGGCACGTCAGAAGAACTTACGATATGCAGATGCAGCGCCTCCGGAAGGGCGGGGAGGCGGAGGTCTCTGTCTTCTCCGGTGGTTCCTTCGAGACGGTACGGATAACCGCCGCCGACTGCAGGTTCTAA
- a CDS encoding cupin domain-containing protein, giving the protein MTGPEKETLTGKILNPADLVAYQGGSIVSRMLVYKKSGTITLFAFDAGEGLSEHTAPYDAILTVLDGEATVTIAGAEHLLKAGELIIMPANIPHAVKATDRFKMMLTMIHE; this is encoded by the coding sequence ATGACCGGTCCAGAGAAAGAAACCCTCACCGGGAAGATCCTCAACCCCGCCGACCTCGTGGCCTACCAGGGCGGCTCTATCGTGAGCAGGATGCTCGTCTACAAGAAATCAGGAACGATCACGCTCTTTGCCTTCGATGCCGGGGAGGGGCTTAGCGAGCATACCGCACCGTACGATGCAATCCTCACCGTCCTTGACGGCGAAGCGACGGTCACGATAGCCGGCGCCGAGCATCTGCTGAAGGCGGGCGAGCTGATCATCATGCCTGCAAACATCCCGCACGCCGTCAAGGCCACAGACCGGTTCAAGATGATGCTGACGATGATTCACGAGTGA
- a CDS encoding SagB/ThcOx family dehydrogenase — protein sequence MVYRRNLQVIPGAGRSFMDQTRYEYLSPSDQTRGHPPPPLEKPYGRERETIALPPVESLPAPAITLRDAVARRESVRSYAEQPMTLEELAFLLWATQGVRRVVRGYYTLRMVPSAGARHAFETYLLINRVEGVRSGLYRYLALEHRLVEETAEAGVAERVAEACFNQPQITASAVTFIWTAVPYRMIWRYGERGYRYLHLDAGHVCQNLYLAGEAVGCGTCAIAAFRDEMLNEILGIDGEEQFAIYCATVGKHTAGAPE from the coding sequence ATGGTGTATCGCAGGAACCTTCAGGTTATCCCGGGAGCGGGGCGGTCATTTATGGACCAGACGAGGTACGAGTATCTCTCTCCCTCAGATCAGACCCGGGGGCATCCGCCGCCGCCGCTCGAAAAACCCTACGGCCGGGAACGGGAAACGATCGCTCTCCCGCCGGTCGAATCTCTCCCCGCTCCGGCTATCACCCTCCGCGATGCCGTAGCCCGGCGGGAGAGCGTCAGGTCGTACGCGGAGCAGCCGATGACCCTTGAAGAACTTGCCTTTCTCCTCTGGGCAACGCAGGGGGTTCGCCGGGTCGTCCGGGGCTACTATACCCTCCGGATGGTTCCCTCCGCTGGTGCACGGCATGCCTTTGAGACCTACCTGTTGATCAACCGCGTGGAGGGCGTCAGGAGCGGTCTTTACCGGTATCTTGCCCTCGAACACCGGCTCGTCGAGGAGACGGCCGAAGCCGGGGTCGCCGAGCGGGTCGCGGAGGCCTGTTTCAATCAGCCGCAGATCACGGCGAGCGCCGTCACGTTCATCTGGACGGCAGTCCCGTACCGGATGATCTGGCGTTACGGTGAGCGGGGCTACCGCTACCTGCATCTCGATGCCGGGCATGTCTGCCAGAACCTCTACCTTGCCGGGGAGGCCGTCGGCTGTGGCACCTGTGCTATCGCGGCGTTCCGCGACGAGATGCTCAATGAGATTCTCGGTATCGACGGTGAAGAGCAGTTCGCCATCTACTGTGCCACCGTGGGAAAGCATACGGCGGGAGCGCCGGAGTGA
- a CDS encoding calcium/sodium antiporter, translating into MIVTVIIFCIGLALLVKGADAFVAGGGGLAIRHRVSPALIGFTIIAFGTSLPELVVSFNAAATGNGAIALGNVLGSNVANIALVLALCTLIKPEMMLATPQSRAGLIRHTGLMLIATVVFAVLALRGVLDALSALVLLAVFAGTLVILWRERKEEEGEAIETHGKRDILFIALGLAAVVIGSQLVLMGALDIAAAFGIPAFVVGMSMVAFGTSLPELATSLIAAVRNQGAISVGNILGSNIFNLLLVLGLSALVTPIAVGSFTDVLIVILFSAGILPLILGSRRTIRAWSLVLLAGYVTYIAWLFAA; encoded by the coding sequence ATGATAGTAACCGTCATCATCTTCTGTATCGGCCTTGCACTCCTGGTCAAGGGAGCCGACGCCTTCGTCGCCGGGGGCGGCGGCCTTGCCATTCGCCACCGTGTATCGCCGGCGTTGATCGGGTTTACCATCATCGCCTTCGGCACCTCACTGCCTGAGCTCGTGGTGAGTTTCAACGCCGCAGCCACCGGGAACGGCGCAATCGCCCTCGGCAACGTTCTCGGGAGCAACGTCGCGAATATCGCGCTGGTGCTCGCGCTCTGCACGCTCATCAAACCCGAGATGATGCTGGCGACCCCGCAGTCGCGTGCAGGCCTCATCAGGCATACCGGGCTTATGCTCATCGCGACCGTTGTCTTCGCCGTTCTCGCGCTCCGGGGTGTTCTGGATGCACTCAGCGCCCTCGTGCTCCTCGCCGTCTTTGCAGGCACTCTCGTCATCCTCTGGAGGGAGCGAAAAGAGGAAGAAGGCGAAGCGATCGAGACACACGGGAAGAGAGATATCCTCTTCATCGCTCTCGGGCTCGCCGCCGTCGTCATCGGGTCGCAGCTCGTGCTGATGGGGGCGCTCGATATCGCCGCTGCGTTCGGCATCCCCGCGTTCGTGGTCGGCATGAGTATGGTTGCTTTCGGCACGTCGCTCCCCGAACTCGCCACCTCGCTCATCGCCGCCGTGCGGAACCAGGGAGCGATCTCGGTCGGGAATATCCTCGGGAGCAATATCTTCAACCTTCTCCTCGTCCTCGGCCTGAGCGCGCTCGTAACCCCGATAGCCGTCGGGTCGTTCACGGACGTCCTCATCGTCATCCTCTTTTCGGCAGGTATCCTCCCGCTGATCCTCGGGTCGCGACGCACGATCCGTGCCTGGTCGCTGGTGCTCCTCGCCGGGTACGTCACCTACATCGCCTGGCTTTTTGCCGCCTGA